Within the Calditrichota bacterium genome, the region CGTCCTGCTCTTCGGCGCAGGACCCATCGGGCTGCTTCTGATTCAAGTGCTCATGGCCTTGGGCGCCAGCCAGGTCACCGTAATCGAGCGCAGTCCGCGGCGGCGGCAGTCGGCTGCACAATTGGGAGCCTCTGCTTTCCCGGCGGTGACTGAGCAGTTGGCCGAGCGGGCTGCTGCCGACGAATTCGACTTGGTCGTCGAGGCGACGGGGGACCCCGGTTTGATCGGCGAGACGCTCCGCCTGGCGCGCAAAGGAGGGCGCGTGCTCCTTTTCGGCGTACCGCCCGCAAGCAGCACTGCGACCATCGAGCCCTTCCTCATCTTCCGGAAAGGGCTGCGCGTGGTCGGCTCCTACACGTCGCGCCGCAACTCCATAGCCGCGCTCCGGCTGCAGCAGGCCGGTCGCGTGCGCACAGAGGGGCTTGTCACCCATCGCCTCCCGCTGGAGAAGTTTGCGGAGGGAGTAGCGCTGTTGGACAACCCGGAGCAGGTGCTCAAAGTCATGTTTCTGCCCGAAACCTGACCACCTTTGGACGGCAAACGCAGGACTTGATGCGAGGTAAGGGAAACAGCAGGACACTTGCGATGAAGAAATCGACTCAACAGAAACTGTCGCGCGTGGAGGAAATCGCCCTCCGCGAAAGTGGCCAGGAGCTGTGCTATCCGCCCACGGAAAAGATCGGTGTCATCGTCGTGCCGAACTTTCCGAGCTTGGGAAGAGTGGTTGCGTTGCGCTTCTTGGAATGGGC harbors:
- a CDS encoding zinc-dependent alcohol dehydrogenase family protein codes for the protein MRAVVIQGPGRVGVEQVPPPAPGPGEVLIRVKACGLCGTDVHLYRGEYLGSYPLIPGHEASGEVAGVGPGVTGLAPGERVALEPNISCGSCRFCLTNQQNFCHNWSAVGVTRPGAMAEYVVAPAANCFAIGDLAYEAAAFMEPLSCVLHGLDQVSVEPGDRVLLFGAGPIGLLLIQVLMALGASQVTVIERSPRRRQSAAQLGASAFPAVTEQLAERAAADEFDLVVEATGDPGLIGETLRLARKGGRVLLFGVPPASSTATIEPFLIFRKGLRVVGSYTSRRNSIAALRLQQAGRVRTEGLVTHRLPLEKFAEGVALLDNPEQVLKVMFLPET
- a CDS encoding glucosamine-6-phosphate deaminase; translation: MKKSTQQKLSRVEEIALRESGQELCYPPTEKIGVIVVPNFPSLGRVVALRFLEWAQANPGGVVSLPTGKTPEYFIKHVTRYLNTWTRPETQKELEAG